One Bifidobacterium angulatum DSM 20098 = JCM 7096 DNA window includes the following coding sequences:
- the trpS gene encoding tryptophan--tRNA ligase — MTDEAHNNQITAVGNEMSASFLAAKKRSDATLAEIEKNPGKFTMLTGDRPTGRLHMGHYFGTLRSRVEMQNKGVHTNIIIADYQVITDRDTTEHIQDNVLNLILDYMAAGIDPEKTMIYTHSSVPAENQLMLPFLSLVTESELHRNPTVKAEMEASGHALTGLLLTYPVHQACDILFCKGNIVPVGKDQLPHIELTRTIARRFNERYAKKNPVFPEPDAILSDAPEIPGLDGQKMSKSRGNSIMLSATAQETAKLIKKSRTDSERRITFDPINRPEVSALLTTAALTTGRKPEEIAEEIGDSGAGALKMYVVESVNNFLAPMRERRAELAQDMDYVRDVLAEGNRKANAIANETLEQVRDAMGMCY, encoded by the coding sequence ATGACGGATGAAGCTCACAACAACCAGATCACGGCTGTCGGCAACGAAATGAGCGCCAGCTTCCTGGCGGCAAAGAAGCGCTCGGATGCGACACTGGCCGAGATCGAGAAGAATCCGGGCAAGTTCACTATGCTGACCGGCGACCGACCGACAGGCCGCCTGCACATGGGCCATTACTTCGGCACGCTTCGCAGCCGCGTGGAGATGCAGAACAAGGGCGTGCACACCAATATCATTATCGCCGACTACCAGGTGATCACCGACCGCGACACCACCGAGCACATCCAAGACAACGTGCTCAACCTGATTCTCGACTACATGGCCGCCGGCATCGACCCGGAAAAGACCATGATCTACACGCATTCCTCCGTACCGGCCGAAAACCAGCTCATGCTGCCGTTCCTGTCGCTGGTCACCGAATCGGAGCTGCACCGCAATCCGACCGTCAAGGCCGAGATGGAAGCCTCCGGCCACGCGCTGACCGGCCTGCTGCTCACCTACCCGGTGCACCAGGCATGCGACATTCTGTTCTGCAAGGGCAACATCGTGCCGGTGGGCAAGGATCAGCTGCCGCATATCGAACTGACCCGCACCATCGCACGCCGTTTCAACGAACGCTACGCCAAGAAGAACCCCGTGTTCCCGGAGCCGGACGCCATTCTGTCCGACGCACCGGAGATCCCGGGTCTTGACGGCCAGAAGATGAGCAAATCCCGTGGCAACTCCATCATGCTGAGCGCCACCGCCCAGGAAACCGCCAAGCTCATCAAGAAGAGCCGCACCGATTCCGAACGCCGCATCACTTTCGACCCGATCAACCGCCCGGAAGTCTCCGCCCTGCTGACCACCGCGGCGTTGACCACCGGCCGCAAGCCCGAAGAGATCGCCGAGGAGATCGGCGATTCCGGCGCCGGCGCGCTGAAAATGTACGTGGTGGAATCCGTGAACAACTTCCTGGCCCCGATGCGCGAGCGCCGCGCCGAGCTGGCTCAGGATATGGATTATGTGCGCGACGTGCTGGCCGAAGGCAACAGAAAGGCCAACGCCATCGCCAACGAAACACTGGAGCAGGTGCGCGACGCCATGGGCATGTGCTACTGA
- a CDS encoding sodium/proline symporter: MVIYFAAMLTIGFVYSKRSNSSTRQYFAGGRGVGPWLTALSAEASDMSGWLLMGLPGVAYFTGAADPMWTAIGLALGTYLNWKLVARRLRRYSVVAGDAITIPDFFSRRFHDKKNIVSTIAALIILAFFCVYVGSCFVTVGKLFSTLFGWDYHLTMVIGAAIVFAYTIIGGYLSVVVTDFIQGLLMFFALAVVFIGSIASAGGIDNTVAFLQGIPGFLDGTHVATPVLNDAGEQIVKAGQAMFGAPADYGIITIISMLAWGLGYFGMPQVLVRFLSIRSSEEIKKSRIIATTWCVVSLACGVCIGLVGRAMMPTQFATQSAAENIFIVVSQALLPSFMCGIVVSGIFAASMSSSSSYMIIGASAVAENIFHGLLHRKATDRQVMMVARITLLVMFIFGIVVAFDQNSSIFQVVSYAWAGLGASFGPLMLTSLYWRRTNKYGAIAGMLSGTATVLIWHNLIKPLGGVFAIYELLPAFIVSLLFIVVVSLLTPAPSAEVLHEFDHYLDDPNDKQVDDDLVAAEIAAGEKRAQI, translated from the coding sequence ATGGTCATTTACTTTGCGGCCATGCTGACCATTGGATTCGTCTACTCCAAACGGTCGAATTCGTCCACCAGACAGTATTTCGCAGGTGGCAGAGGCGTCGGCCCGTGGCTGACCGCGCTGAGCGCCGAAGCGTCCGATATGAGCGGCTGGCTGCTTATGGGCCTGCCCGGTGTCGCCTATTTCACCGGTGCCGCCGACCCGATGTGGACCGCCATCGGCCTTGCCCTCGGCACCTACCTCAATTGGAAGCTCGTGGCCCGTCGACTGCGCCGCTACTCCGTGGTCGCCGGCGACGCCATCACCATCCCCGACTTCTTCTCCAGGCGCTTCCACGACAAGAAGAACATCGTTTCCACCATCGCCGCGCTGATCATCCTCGCGTTCTTCTGCGTGTACGTCGGCAGCTGCTTCGTGACGGTCGGCAAGCTGTTCTCCACCCTGTTCGGCTGGGACTACCATCTGACCATGGTGATCGGCGCTGCCATCGTGTTCGCCTACACCATCATCGGCGGCTACCTGTCGGTGGTTGTGACCGACTTCATTCAAGGGCTGCTCATGTTCTTCGCCCTTGCCGTGGTGTTCATCGGCTCCATCGCCTCCGCCGGTGGCATCGACAACACCGTGGCGTTCCTCCAGGGCATCCCCGGCTTCCTTGACGGCACCCACGTGGCCACGCCGGTGCTCAACGACGCCGGTGAGCAGATCGTCAAGGCCGGGCAGGCCATGTTCGGCGCGCCCGCCGATTACGGCATCATCACCATCATCTCCATGCTTGCGTGGGGACTGGGGTATTTCGGCATGCCGCAGGTGCTGGTACGTTTCCTGTCCATTCGCAGTTCCGAGGAGATCAAGAAGTCCCGCATCATCGCCACCACCTGGTGCGTGGTCTCGCTGGCGTGCGGCGTGTGCATCGGTCTGGTCGGTCGTGCCATGATGCCCACCCAGTTCGCCACCCAGTCGGCCGCCGAGAACATCTTCATCGTGGTCTCGCAGGCGTTGCTGCCGAGCTTTATGTGCGGCATTGTGGTATCCGGCATCTTCGCCGCGTCCATGAGCTCATCCTCGTCATATATGATCATCGGCGCTTCGGCCGTGGCGGAGAACATCTTCCACGGGTTGCTGCATCGTAAGGCCACGGACCGGCAGGTGATGATGGTGGCGCGAATCACGCTGCTGGTCATGTTCATCTTCGGTATCGTGGTCGCCTTCGACCAGAACTCCTCCATCTTCCAGGTGGTGTCGTATGCGTGGGCGGGGCTCGGCGCTTCCTTCGGGCCGCTGATGCTTACCTCGCTGTATTGGCGGCGCACCAACAAGTATGGTGCTATCGCCGGCATGCTTTCCGGCACTGCGACCGTGCTTATCTGGCACAATCTCATCAAGCCGTTGGGCGGTGTGTTCGCCATCTACGAGCTGTTGCCGGCGTTCATTGTCTCGCTGCTGTTCATCGTGGTGGTTTCGCTGCTCACTCCGGCACCAAGCGCCGAAGTGCTGCATGAGTTCGACCATTATCTTGACGACCCGAACGACAAGCAGGTTGACGACGATCTGGTCGCCGCCGAAATCGCCGCGGGGGAGAAGCGCGCGCAGATCTGA
- a CDS encoding threonine/serine exporter family protein, whose product MSEQNEEEAEHGAQLQGASAVSKFHTHSIPLDMEDIERDWDKPVTEAGIAAKTSVIVRVGMLDLAAGTGSFRVREMMHRIAYPLGVHVRADVNLTDIEASCTDGKDRITEVVDLPTTGVNTERIWLLEHFADWFNVNLGTGSMYHRQADVSEGLMEHLDQKDASQVSADLSKQLRAQKKSKQRAQQDDPVLDVLEEVSAQTEESEPVARPLHLHDIEEAQYRADYAAAVSVASATGASAADRESQGASPASTVRKRREEARNRIKERAHKPPKEYAEHFADPGRDAGNQSGITVRQAHERLDMIERRKPLYSPLFAGLASACACASFVFLLGGGPFDMIGAFVGAGLGHWLRRKLFAHHLNQFFVTFICVAVAALACTGTLRLIGLYNPVALQHDTAYIGAMLFVIPGFPLITGGLDMAKIDFPSGVQRITYVLCIILMATLAGWMVASIVHLNPEGFEPLGLNPVVNCLLRMVFAFIGVWGFSVMFNSPQRMCLVAATIGLITDTLRLEIVDAGVPAEAGAFIGALLAGLLASAWRSAVRRGWLAPHLGYPRICLTVPSIVIMVPGLYMYQAMFHLGQFDTLNALDWAFRAFMVIICLPIGLAMARVITDKSWRYDI is encoded by the coding sequence GTGAGCGAACAGAACGAAGAAGAAGCAGAACACGGCGCACAGCTCCAAGGAGCCTCCGCCGTCAGCAAATTCCACACCCACTCCATCCCCCTGGATATGGAGGACATCGAACGCGACTGGGATAAGCCGGTTACCGAAGCCGGCATCGCAGCGAAAACCAGTGTGATCGTGCGCGTCGGCATGCTCGATCTCGCAGCCGGAACCGGAAGCTTCCGCGTCCGTGAGATGATGCATCGCATCGCCTACCCGCTGGGCGTGCATGTCCGTGCCGACGTGAACCTGACCGATATCGAGGCATCCTGCACCGACGGCAAGGACCGTATCACCGAAGTCGTCGACCTGCCCACCACCGGCGTGAACACGGAACGTATCTGGCTGCTGGAACATTTCGCCGACTGGTTCAACGTGAATCTCGGCACCGGTTCGATGTACCACCGTCAGGCCGACGTGTCCGAAGGGCTCATGGAACACCTCGATCAAAAAGACGCCTCGCAGGTCTCCGCCGACCTGTCCAAACAGCTGCGAGCGCAGAAGAAGTCCAAACAGCGAGCCCAGCAGGATGATCCTGTACTCGATGTGCTTGAGGAGGTCAGTGCCCAAACCGAGGAAAGCGAACCGGTGGCCAGGCCGTTGCATCTGCATGATATCGAAGAGGCGCAGTATCGCGCCGATTATGCGGCTGCTGTCTCCGTTGCCTCTGCAACCGGCGCTTCTGCAGCCGACCGGGAATCGCAGGGCGCATCGCCGGCCAGCACCGTTCGCAAACGGCGTGAGGAGGCTCGTAATCGTATCAAAGAACGTGCGCACAAGCCGCCGAAGGAGTATGCGGAGCATTTCGCGGACCCCGGCAGGGACGCAGGCAATCAGTCCGGCATCACCGTGCGTCAGGCTCATGAACGACTCGACATGATCGAACGCCGTAAGCCGTTGTATTCCCCGCTGTTTGCCGGACTCGCCTCGGCCTGTGCCTGCGCCTCCTTCGTGTTCCTGCTCGGTGGCGGTCCCTTCGACATGATCGGCGCGTTCGTCGGTGCAGGGCTTGGTCACTGGTTGCGTCGCAAACTGTTCGCGCACCATCTCAACCAGTTCTTCGTCACCTTTATATGCGTTGCCGTCGCGGCCTTGGCCTGCACCGGCACCCTGCGACTCATCGGCTTGTACAATCCCGTCGCCTTGCAGCATGACACTGCGTACATCGGTGCCATGCTGTTCGTGATCCCCGGCTTCCCGCTTATTACGGGCGGCTTGGATATGGCGAAGATCGACTTCCCCTCGGGCGTGCAACGCATCACCTACGTGCTGTGCATCATCCTCATGGCCACACTCGCCGGCTGGATGGTCGCCTCCATTGTGCATCTGAACCCCGAAGGCTTCGAACCGCTTGGGCTGAACCCCGTCGTCAACTGCCTGCTGCGCATGGTGTTCGCGTTCATTGGGGTCTGGGGCTTCTCCGTCATGTTCAATTCGCCTCAGCGCATGTGCCTGGTGGCCGCGACCATCGGCCTGATCACCGATACTTTGCGTCTGGAAATCGTTGATGCGGGCGTTCCCGCCGAAGCCGGCGCCTTCATCGGCGCGCTGCTCGCGGGTCTGCTCGCTTCCGCCTGGCGTTCCGCCGTCCGCCGAGGCTGGCTCGCCCCGCACCTCGGCTATCCGCGCATCTGCCTGACCGTGCCGTCCATCGTCATCATGGTTCCCGGCCTGTATATGTACCAGGCCATGTTCCATCTCGGTCAGTTCGATACCCTGAACGCGCTGGACTGGGCGTTCCGTGCGTTCATGGTGATCATCTGCCTGCCGATCGGCCTGGCGATGGCGCGTGTGATCACCGACAAATCCTGGCGCTATGACATCTGA
- a CDS encoding phosphoenolpyruvate carboxylase, producing MAKDEQQIVPADASIVETGTGRKAPEEHDLPENLKYDMDLCLKILRDVLNEYDPKLLTTFDTVRKYAVEASDEHFGGNTNTDEDGLAEAVKIIDEMNLHDAQLLARAFATHFHLANLSEENYRVSVLRERESEVDDINAVDPVNELTVAYHKLINEMGPAKAKELLDRLEFHPVFTAHPTEARRKAVEGKIRRISELLEQHNKLGGSDKKENSRRLYNEIDALFRTSPIALKKPTPVEEADTILDIFDSTLFHTIPQVYRRFDDWLLGDKAGLEPPVCPAFFHPGSWIGSDRDGNPNVTAKVSRQVARKFSDHVVSALEEATRTVGRNLTMEAGTTPASTELKDLWNHQKEMSERLTEKAALISSKELHRAVMLVMADRLHYTVVRDADLMYHSCEDFIADLKTVQRSLAAAGAKRSAYGPLQDLIWQAETFGFHMVEMEFRQHSVVHSRALEDIREHGLHGERGELQPMTHEVLDTFRALGSIQKRNGMKAARRYIISFTKSAQNIKDVYELNRLAFAHPEDVPTIDVIPLFEQLEDLQNSVNVLEEMIKIPEVQARLKATGGKLEVMLGYSDSSKDAGPTSATLALHSAQERIAKWAESHDIDLTLFHGRGGAVGRGGGPANRAVLAQPVGSVKCRFKLTEQGEVIFARYGNPTLAIRHVESVAAATLLQSAPSVEKRNTDMTEKYADMASKLDEAAHERFLDLLNTDGFAPWFSTVTPLTEIGLLPIGSRPAKRGLGAKSLDDLRTIPWIFSWAQARINLAAWYGLGTACEKFGDLDTLRKAYEEWPLFSTFIDNIEMSIAKTDERIARMYLALDDREDLPEKVLTEMKLTRKWVLAIVGDKWPLQHRHVLGRAVRIRSPYVDVLSLTQVLALKSLRKKVDKEELSHGKREGYTYLILCTVSGVAAGLQNTG from the coding sequence TTGGCAAAAGATGAACAGCAAATCGTGCCTGCCGACGCTTCCATCGTGGAAACCGGCACCGGCCGCAAGGCTCCGGAAGAGCACGATCTTCCTGAGAATCTGAAATACGATATGGATCTGTGTCTGAAGATCCTTCGTGATGTGCTCAATGAGTACGATCCCAAGCTGCTCACCACTTTCGACACCGTGCGCAAATATGCGGTCGAAGCAAGCGACGAGCATTTCGGCGGCAACACAAACACGGACGAGGACGGTCTGGCCGAGGCCGTGAAGATCATCGACGAGATGAATCTGCACGATGCCCAGCTGCTTGCCCGCGCATTCGCCACCCACTTCCACCTCGCCAATCTTTCCGAGGAGAACTACCGCGTTTCCGTGCTGCGTGAACGCGAGTCCGAAGTGGACGACATCAACGCCGTGGATCCGGTCAACGAGCTCACCGTCGCCTACCATAAGCTCATCAACGAGATGGGCCCGGCCAAGGCCAAGGAGCTGCTGGACCGCCTGGAGTTCCACCCGGTGTTCACCGCGCACCCGACCGAGGCACGCCGCAAGGCCGTGGAAGGCAAGATCCGCAGGATCTCCGAACTGCTCGAACAGCACAACAAGCTTGGCGGCTCCGACAAGAAGGAGAACAGCCGTCGCCTGTACAACGAGATCGACGCGCTGTTCCGCACCTCCCCGATCGCGCTGAAGAAGCCGACCCCCGTCGAGGAAGCCGACACCATTCTTGACATTTTCGATTCCACGCTGTTCCACACCATCCCGCAGGTGTACCGCCGTTTCGACGACTGGCTGCTGGGCGACAAGGCCGGCCTGGAACCGCCAGTGTGCCCGGCATTCTTCCACCCGGGAAGCTGGATCGGCTCCGACCGCGACGGCAACCCGAACGTCACCGCCAAGGTGAGCCGTCAGGTGGCTCGCAAGTTCAGCGATCATGTGGTCTCCGCCCTTGAAGAGGCGACCCGCACCGTGGGCAGGAACCTGACGATGGAAGCCGGCACCACGCCGGCCAGCACCGAGCTCAAGGACCTGTGGAACCATCAGAAGGAAATGAGCGAACGCCTGACCGAAAAGGCCGCCCTGATCTCCAGCAAGGAACTGCACCGCGCGGTCATGCTGGTCATGGCCGACCGCCTGCATTACACGGTCGTGCGCGACGCCGATCTGATGTACCACTCCTGCGAGGATTTCATCGCCGATCTGAAGACCGTGCAGCGTTCCCTCGCCGCGGCAGGCGCCAAGCGTTCCGCCTATGGCCCGCTGCAGGACCTGATCTGGCAGGCCGAAACCTTCGGCTTCCACATGGTCGAGATGGAGTTCCGTCAGCACTCCGTGGTGCATTCCCGCGCGCTGGAGGATATCCGCGAGCATGGTCTGCATGGCGAACGCGGCGAACTGCAGCCGATGACCCACGAGGTGCTCGACACCTTCCGCGCACTCGGCTCCATCCAGAAGCGCAACGGCATGAAGGCCGCCCGCCGTTACATCATCTCCTTCACCAAGAGCGCCCAGAACATCAAGGACGTGTACGAGCTGAACCGTCTGGCGTTCGCCCACCCGGAGGACGTGCCGACCATCGACGTGATCCCGCTGTTCGAACAGCTGGAGGATCTGCAGAACTCGGTGAACGTGCTTGAGGAAATGATCAAGATTCCTGAAGTGCAGGCTCGTCTGAAGGCGACCGGCGGCAAGCTGGAAGTCATGCTCGGCTACTCCGATTCCTCGAAGGACGCCGGCCCGACCTCCGCCACGCTGGCCCTGCACTCCGCGCAGGAGCGCATTGCCAAGTGGGCGGAATCACACGACATTGACCTGACCCTGTTCCATGGCCGCGGCGGTGCCGTAGGTCGTGGCGGCGGCCCCGCCAACCGCGCGGTGCTCGCTCAGCCGGTCGGTTCCGTGAAATGCCGTTTCAAGCTCACCGAGCAGGGCGAGGTCATTTTCGCCCGCTACGGCAACCCGACCCTGGCCATCCGCCACGTCGAGTCCGTTGCGGCCGCGACGCTGCTGCAGTCCGCTCCGAGCGTGGAGAAACGCAACACGGATATGACCGAGAAGTACGCCGACATGGCCAGCAAGCTCGACGAAGCCGCCCATGAGCGCTTCCTCGACCTGCTGAACACCGACGGTTTCGCCCCGTGGTTCTCCACCGTGACGCCGCTGACCGAGATCGGCTTGCTGCCGATCGGCTCCCGCCCGGCGAAGCGTGGCCTCGGCGCCAAGTCCCTCGACGATCTGCGTACCATCCCGTGGATCTTCTCCTGGGCCCAGGCCCGCATCAACCTGGCCGCATGGTACGGCCTGGGCACCGCCTGCGAGAAGTTCGGTGATCTGGACACGCTGCGCAAGGCGTACGAGGAGTGGCCGCTGTTCTCGACGTTCATCGACAACATCGAAATGTCGATTGCCAAGACCGATGAGCGTATCGCCCGCATGTACCTCGCCCTCGACGACCGCGAGGATCTGCCGGAAAAGGTGCTCACCGAGATGAAGCTGACCCGCAAGTGGGTGCTCGCCATCGTCGGCGACAAGTGGCCGCTGCAGCACCGTCACGTGCTTGGCCGCGCCGTGCGCATCCGTTCCCCGTACGTGGACGTGCTCTCGCTCACCCAGGTGCTGGCGCTCAAGTCGCTGCGCAAGAAGGTGGACAAGGAAGAGCTCAGCCACGGCAAGAGGGAGGGGTACACGTACCTCATCCTGTGCACCGTTTCGGGTGTCGCCGCAGGCCTGCAGAACACGGGCTGA
- a CDS encoding RDD family protein, translating to MGKIWCRRAAAYILRIILPTSLLSQLINSVLYGRSSIDGTTGIWINCVSIIIVCVISACSTRNGQAWSHHFLGLQVVDQYSNLPISGVRMGLREIAHCVDFVPCFIGFLWPLWDTKGQTFADKIMRTTIISIE from the coding sequence ATGGGGAAAATATGGTGTCGCAGAGCAGCGGCATATATTCTTCGCATAATACTGCCAACTTCATTGCTATCACAATTAATAAACAGCGTTTTATATGGGAGATCTTCCATAGATGGAACCACGGGAATCTGGATTAACTGCGTCTCCATAATCATAGTTTGCGTGATTTCTGCCTGTTCTACGCGCAACGGACAAGCTTGGTCGCATCATTTTCTAGGACTGCAGGTAGTCGATCAATATTCCAACCTGCCCATATCGGGAGTAAGGATGGGTTTACGCGAGATAGCTCACTGCGTTGATTTCGTGCCATGTTTCATTGGGTTTCTTTGGCCTTTATGGGACACCAAAGGACAAACCTTCGCCGACAAAATTATGAGAACAACGATAATCAGTATAGAATAG
- a CDS encoding type II toxin-antitoxin system RelE/ParE family toxin — protein MEIQQTDQFRKWLHRLRDHAAKARITTRIRQCGLAGQPVGDMHPVGKGVNELRFFFGPGYRVYFAQKGNQIMLLLAGGDKTGQDKAIKEAQEMLESLIKEGQW, from the coding sequence ATGGAAATCCAACAAACCGATCAGTTCCGCAAGTGGTTGCACAGACTGCGCGACCATGCCGCCAAAGCGCGGATCACTACCCGGATCAGACAGTGCGGACTGGCGGGACAACCGGTCGGCGATATGCACCCGGTCGGTAAAGGCGTGAACGAATTGCGTTTTTTCTTCGGCCCAGGCTACCGCGTCTACTTCGCCCAGAAAGGCAATCAAATCATGTTGCTGCTCGCCGGCGGGGACAAAACCGGACAGGATAAGGCCATAAAAGAGGCCCAGGAAATGCTCGAATCACTTATCAAGGAGGGACAATGGTAA
- a CDS encoding addiction module antidote protein, producing the protein MVNISSFDASEYIENEEDAIAYLNAAAETGDPALLQAAIGDIAKARGMGQIAKEAGVGRESLYKSLNKEGNPSFRTIVKVVDALGGRLVIEPAPATA; encoded by the coding sequence ATGGTAAACATCAGCAGTTTTGACGCCAGCGAATACATCGAAAACGAAGAAGACGCCATCGCATACCTCAACGCCGCCGCGGAAACCGGCGACCCGGCGCTTCTGCAGGCCGCCATCGGCGACATAGCCAAGGCACGTGGCATGGGCCAAATCGCCAAGGAAGCCGGAGTCGGCCGCGAAAGCCTCTACAAAAGCCTCAACAAAGAAGGCAACCCAAGTTTCCGCACCATCGTCAAGGTCGTCGATGCACTTGGAGGCCGACTTGTCATCGAGCCCGCGCCCGCCACGGCATGA